A segment of the Necator americanus strain Aroian chromosome IV, whole genome shotgun sequence genome:
AACATACCAGTGTTGGGTCCCTTATCGTCCTCTAGCAGTCTTTTATGATCGCGTATGAGCGGCATGCGAGCCACTGTGGAACCATCAGTAAAGCATAATgcctggaaataaaaatactgtCTAAACTCAGTGAACTTTCATCCCATGTTCGTCACAGAGTAATAAAAAGTTGAAGCATGGGAGGTCAAGCTTATGTTTACTCGAACGTACGCGGTGCTTGGTTGATCGGAAGAGAAGAGACGTCTGCCTTGCCTGTACCTTCTCTGTGTGGACGCAGTCCAcacaaagaaaatgcaaaaaaactttttcgagCGCATCCCGGCCATCCGCGCGAACATTAGCGATTATATGCCTACTCTTCAGTGGTTTATGTCCTCACCGAAACTTCGTATCCATGCAGCCGCTCCTCAAGCAGAATTCGGGAGCTGCTCGAACCGAACTCACCCTGAATTTGAGTGTTGTATACTGCTTCAACGTATTTTAgtgttatttcttttgttttttaaaatactttgTAAGACATTTTGCAAGTACCAGTactttaaagaagaaaatctgcCGTCAATCAGATGTACAGTATTGTGTTATGCGTAGGTCTATGCAAAACTATATGCCCCTTTTGAGAATCGGTTAATCGTATCGCAAAACTCAGATCATTAATTAGCAGAGAAAGACCAGCAACGCGAGCCCTACTACCAGCGCTTCGAAATGAAGTGTCCGGAGCGCAATGTAGTTGTCAAATTTCACCAGTCGAAAGTAGTCGATGAAAGTACAATCAAGCATTTCTAAAAGTAGATGTTAGCGTCGCACGTTTCCCGATGCGTTGCGTTCtcgattttgagatttttcttgattttgagCGCTCGCACATATTAAGGTACCACTGCGAATTTGTACACCTATATTGTGGGCTTCTGCTTTTTCATCACTCCCATTTTCTTACAAAGAAACCACTTTAGTTTTAGATCGAAATATCCCTTTGGAATGCTATTGTAGGTATCTTCTCCATCATCTTCTGCAACTACGGTGCGACGGAACACTTCCTAAAGGTGATTTTTAGAGGTTCTTAGATCTACCTGAGatgcttcttctttctctacgTCTCTATGCTCAACTGCAAGTGGCTGAACAAATCATACCGCCAGCATCTGTTCAGCAGCCGTTGCAGCCGCTTCTTTCTCCTCAGCGACGACAACGCCTTTTCCCGCGGCAAGACCATCGGCTTTCACCACAATTCCGTCCCAGTTGCACCTAAGGGATAGGAGTACTCCTGGGACTTGTTCTTGCAACTATTCCGATCAAAACTCACTTTTCTATGAATGCTTTGGCGTTATAGGTATCATCAAATTGTGCAAATTTGGCTGTAGGTAGATCGTTGTCTCTCATGAATGTTTTCGAGAAGATCTTTGATGCCTGCATAAGTAGCAGGGATATCAAAATCGGGATGGAAACGTCGACAAAAAATGTCGCCCTGACCAATTATCATGGCTCTAAAGTACCTCCAACAATGCTCCTGCTTTTGTAGGGCCAAAAACTGGAACGCGACCATTAATTTTGTCCACGAAACCATCTGCTAGGGGTACTTCTGGACCTACTACAATTAGTGACACACTTTCTCGGCAACAGAATGCAACGATATCGTCTGCGACATTGACATCCATGTCTAAACGGAGGTTGTGTAAAGTTCATTTCAGATAGTTGATAAATGGCAACCTCATTCACATGAATACCGTAGTTTTGCACGAAACATAAAATCTAATCACTACTGGGAAGAAGGGGAAATTTTGCCTGGAGCAGGGAAATTGGCGCCATTGCCTGGAGCTATCCACACTTTCTTAACCATCTTGGATTTTGCGAGCCGCCAAGCTATAGCATGTTCTCGCCCGCCGCTGCCAACTACTAACACAGACGTCATCTGAAGCTAACATTATAGGAGGACGAAGGTTTAGATCGAATAGAAGgcacaaataaatgaataattaaatctGAAATAGATAAACAAACAAGTGAATGGCAcaaatccttttcgaaaagtGCCTCATTGAAGGTGCCTATCGATTCTTTTGACTGTGCAGGAGAAAGATAGAGAAAGATACGTGACTTTTAAAATGAGAACACGAATTTGGAGAAGACTCTAGATAATAAGGAAAATGTTTAATAATGTCAGAAACAGAGCGTGCGAAGTATGTTACGTATGAATTTCTTgatgaattcaaaaagaaattttgtgacAACGGGGGAAGTAGGTAGGGGAGGCAGGCTGCCCTGTATTTCTAGAGCAGTGGAGGCAACCCCACCTACATTTATCTTTAATCGATATCAAATTTCCTGCCTGACAACTTAGTTGATCAGAAATTCAggttaaaatcaaaaacgtgTTCTTTGTACGAGTACTATCATTGAAGGCTACCTATACTTGTTGTAAAATATGTTATTTACACCAAAAAGTTCTAAAGAAGGTCTTCGCTCTCTCCACATCGCAGCGAATTGCACCAGAAGGAGAAACACTGCCTTcactgtttccttttttcttgaacataAGAATTAACGAGGAGGCAAATTTCTTAGAAACggaaacaagagaaaatattcgaaggttcgaataaaataatatgttgCATGCACGagcatttattcaaatattcgaaGAAATCAACATGTAGCATGTGCGAGTATTAAGGCACTCAAATGGATGGGACGAAAAAATACTACTCGAGTCTTTGTATTAACGATCGATTGACCAATTTGGTTTGCACTTTAATTAAAGGGAATCTAATGAGGACAGAACATATTTTAGTTCTAAAATAATTATTCTTAGTTTTCCTTTAGTTGCATGTATTTTATTACTGTTGGTGCTTTTTCAAGTCCACTGAATAGATGAATGAACGAACATTTTAGTAAGCGAACAAAACAGAACGATGTGACTTGTCGATCACGCAATGATCTTTCTGCATGCTATTTCAAAACGAAGTAGCTATGTTGAAGAGATTGCTGTCGTTGATAGCTCAAGcatatgaaaaataagaaaaagaaagggaggCTGGCATTCTGCAAGAAATTGGAGGAACTTGCTAGAACAATCGATACCACGGGAAGAAATAGTGGTAGATCAAATGTGCTGACATACAGAGAAACTAAGCAGGTTTCACACCCTCCATACAATGTCACGCAAATAGTGTTTGACTAAAACACCCACAAATCTCGTAACTGTTCGAAAATCCGTCAAATATTCGCTACAATTACATACAAATTGAACCGAGTGGAAATTATTTTCAGATCACCGTCCTACTGTGCTTGAACGACACCAACAGGTGTCGCCACGTCATCTGCATTTTCTTGGGACACTGTCGTACGCGTTGGAGCACGGCAAAGAGCGTAGAGATGAATCGGGCAGATAGTGTGCATAAGTATAACACTTGCTGTTATTTTTATGAACTTACACTATCCTACTAATATGTAACACtacatggattttttcttgtataaaGCTTCAAGAAAGGTATCTGAGCAAATCtttattcaaataattcaTTAGTTTCTATTGAAACAACACAGCATCACAAGAGTCGTTTGCAATCCTGACTTTGGCCTTGATGTAGATAGTTCTCTACGTAAAAATActcaaataatttaaattatttgaagaGCTATACATGCTGAAATGTTACGGAGGTTACCTAACTCGGTGAGGTTACCGAATTGTTAAAAATTTACTATTGTTGCTATGAGCAAcggaaataaaatgataagttCACAACTAAAGATATTAAAAGTGGTACAGTGCAACAATTCTAAGAGTTtataatagaaaacaaaaatatcctataatttattttcatttcgaaGGTAAGATGGAATTACGCATATTGGGACGGAAATAGACTTCCTTTTTCCAGAGAGTTGCTAAATTTGGAATCACTTGTAAAACATCGATTGAAAAGTTATTTCTACAAGTTaatgattgtttttctttcaaatctgtACACGTATTGAAGAgagttttttcctaaaaaaaattattctcctCGATTTGCGGAGCCGTAGTCAGTCATCCTTCGGAACGCTTTCTGTATATGATCCGGTAATTCCTGCATTCGCGTTACATAGGTGTCGAACCTCTCAATTGGCTGTTCCGTCTTCCCTCGACAAATTAGTTCATAGGGAAGGATTATAAGGATGAATGAGAAGATGATCAGCCCTGTACCGCCAATAAAACTCGCCGTCGCCGGCACGTGTCGAAACAGCACGTCGAtaactgaaaaatttgaatatgaCTTGTCAGTCTGGAATGTTAATGAATGGAGACGTAGCACTATTCGAGCCTCCCTGGGAATTTCACTATAATTGTTTTACTTGACTATAGTCTAGTATTTAGCTCTTTCCCCTtcgcaaaattttttttccaaaacaagatctttctaaaaatttcttcttatcaatgattttattcattgctttctttcaaactttaaaattttttcacgTTGTACATATCTCTGCGGTCACGTCCCTCCTATTCTGGTTCTACATGACTTGTATCGCAACTATTATTAGAGAGCAGTTATATGTAAGAAGAgtttaggaaaaaacaaacaaaatataaaacatacaGATCAATAAATGATCAATAATATGTCCATAGCCGCATAGATAAGTGCACAGGGGATCGGGAACAACAATAATCGTGAGAATTATATCGTGAAAATCCGAATAGCGGTTATTAGAATACCAGTggttggtgttcgcttcgctagCCTTCACCGATCTTTTTCTGTcaacgttttcttcaatttttttgcccgaaaatttaagcatagatgaataattttatggtttttccctaaacgctcaattctatatttggagaacaatcaaacatgattttacatctatattcctctcaaacctccacaattggGAAACATTATTGgaagtatgagtttttttgattctcaactattagcaaagaacgatatgctaacatgaagacgtgaatatcactatcgtagtgataaaaataacgttctgcgccagatcgcgtaaactgttgcctactatgtattgtatttaagcaaccgttcgcacgtgtgtttcctccgTTTGAAAAAGGACGTTAACTgcttttaattgattttcttgaactgTAGCCAAAATTGTCATCCTTTTTCAGAAAAGGATGTTAGCTGTTGCTATATAGCTGCTGTGTATATGTTGCTGCATTGCTACCACAAACGAGTTAttcccatatcaagacctatgcgggttttgatccaCGGGGCGGGCCATGAGGTCCCTATATGAAGCcgtgactcatagttgtggtacgtggtggttaCGAAGTCTAGCTAAtaaggtaagcactagccaatgtgttgctgtttgagtttgcctaccgtttggatgctttttgtagggtgatgaggcgcttgagaggataaatcactaatggctttggattttccaggctctgacgaaggcgataacgctgaaaatcaattaaaaactacgtttcaacatgtcgagattcaaagacagtcgagcATGGGCGATGTTAGCAGCGTTaaggagacatgctgggaaatagatatgtggAGGAACCATacaaacccattctactgcgttgaggctcccgcgcaccaatccgacgcagtggaaacCGTCTCTTCACACTCTATAACTTTCTGGCACCGctgcaccattccgaccccatgggacccgtcgcactccattTTACATCTATCTGGCTCcagggcacgaattcgacccCGTACGACTTGTCTCACTCAATTTTACTGCGTTGAGGCTCTAGCGCACGAAACTGACGCCATAGTATCCGTCTCCATCTTATTTTGGAATTTcctgactgagacacacgcatacacagacgcacacacgtgacagaataagcccgttattatacagcatgatagtttgcaaatttagaagtatacattcacataaaagtttattcacCCTCActtatgagagaaactaacatTCCTTGTCAAACACAACAGATTGCTGCATAGATTAGGACAATAgataaaaggtagagtgcttgcctatcaggtgcatagcgatggttcggcacctcaccgatgcacagttttgcatcattgtggagtgtttaaaaaaaaattttaaaaataatccaaaaattCTCTTCCTCCTTTACTTCTGTAGTGCTATTGCCATAAACTCGTTTTAGGACTACTTGAACATGCTTGCAAAGCGTAAAACAGATTGCGGTGTTCCTGCGACGGTGACGTCAGCTCTCTTTAGCGAGAACGTAATTCACTGAACGTAACGGTTGCCTACAAAAACCTGGGCAGCAGAATATAATGAAATTCATTGCGAATCAGTAGGAGATGAGAATTTCCCATTATTCCTTTGCACATGCTTGTCGTTAATCTTTCGGTTCTCTAGGTTCTAAACCTCTTCTGAACAAGGAACTTGACAATGTAGGATTTCCTGGAGGAGCAGTCGAATTAACAAAAGAGTTGAGgtttaagaagaaagaagattaCCAATGTCATTATTTCAGAACCACTATTGCTATAATCAGAAATACTAGAACAAACAGGTATTGATAATGTTATGAATAAATACCTGTGTTTAGAGGAATTCCCATTAGCATACCAACAGAGACAACAAGAGGGTGTAAAAGTGCGATCCCGAAATTGATAAAGAAGTTGAACACTGAAATATCAAGAATCAATGTGGATCCATACCGATACATAGATCTCAAAGAAACTGCAGTCTTATTGCAAACTATCTCAAAAAATATTCTGTATTATTGAATCTCTCGTACAGTCATCTTACTTTTTCGTTTGgttttgttttaattctttAAATTATACATCTTGAAAAACACCTACACAATGACAGCCCTGCAGCACCCAACACTGGTCCCCATGGTACATATGCGATTTCAATGTATTCACCACGGGTGAGTAGAAGAATCAGTACTGGAATCCAATTGAAGAGAAAGTTGAGCAGTCCGAGACAGGACATAAAAAGCGATACTTGCCCCAGATTAGCACTTCCCATCAATCTTTTGAACAGCACCTGCCAACAAGCACTTTTATAAACAGTAAAGAAACCAATAAAAAGTATAATAACTTTATGAAGAGGGCTCCTATAGAGATTCAATTTTGCACgtcttcaaagaatttttgagtGACATTAACCAAAACCTTGTCTGATTATAAAGGGGATCTTCGAACATGCAAAGTATGCTTcttggaacaaaaaagaaaacagtagtCGGAAAATCGAAAGTTTCATTTTTGGAATGTCTTGCATCGACGTGATTGAATATAGATAGGACTGGTTCACGCAAATTACTTCGTTTAATTGGCGCACTAGAGAGGGTAAAGAATGAGTTGCTGCAAAAGCATCGCGGTCGTTTAGGTAAACAAAAGCATATGCCTGAGCATAGTTTATGCGAGATTAGTTTGGGCATCTTTTTATAACGAAGAATCGCAGATCTTAACTATTTGAGTGGACACACTTTGTACAACGCTGCCGATGCAGCTGAAGAGACGGATAGAAGGATGCCTTGCCATGCACCACGCATTCCACCATCCAAGGAAATCACGGCCACACCAACGATTGCGAATGCAACGGATAATAACTAAGAACAATTTGAATTAGAATTTACAGCAAATATTGctatagaaattaaaattttatctaAGGAATTTAGTTCTATTGCGTTAACcacatattttcaatatttttctattctttttaaagTTTCTTATGGGAGAAGTCACTTAGTTTTTTATGGAGTTCTACAAACTAACTGAGTCTACAAGAACGGTTAATTTTTTGCGCTAACGTGAgtaattctttcctttcttctctttttgggaCACATAATAAAATGAAGCCTGTCAATCTGAAGCTTTATGAGAAACTATAAATATCTCGACAACTGATGACATTAATACTCAGAATTTCAATGCAAGACTCCAGAGTTTCAGCAGTTTATCTCGTTGACCGCAACGAAGATATCAAAAAAGTCTTTGAGATGAAAAAACATGCAGATTTGGCAACGAGCAGGAGTAATCTCAAAACACTAAAAATCTTCTAGAATCAGAGGTCGTTGAGGGCCAATGGCCAAAGAAAAGGTAAGATTTTGGACAAAATTACGAACTCTTTCAAACCTACTGCCAAAGTAGCAGTCTGCAGTTTCTAGGATTCCCCTGATTTTTAGTGTCAGAAGTATGCAACGCTTAgtttcaacaaaagaaaattagaaggaaaattcTGCAACGAACCTTCATAGCCACGAATTTATCTCCCAGCAGAAGAATGGCAAGGAGATAAACCATAGCAGCATTGCATGATGAGATCGAAGTGGCCACACTGGGCGAAATGTATAACAAAGAAGCACTATAAGTGTAATTGGCCCCTATCCAGAATAAGAGGAACGGTGAGACGCAAACAAGGAGCGTATAAGGATGAAGACCTCGGCGACCAAAAATTGACGACGCATCTCTGCAAATCCATATAGATACACACGAGTCAGGAATGAGAGATATGATGGGAGTAACATaattgttttggaaaaaagaaagaaatttaccCTTACTCGTGAGCCTTGCGCCAAGTTCGTCTTGAGATCACTTCGGAGAGTAGAAAGACCGGATAGCATAGCATCATGAAATTTGTATTAAACCACATCATCGAGTAAGGTCCATAGAAATGTTCCTTGAAATTCAacacttctctttcttcttccaaatattttcacagaagaaaacattttctaaaacgtttcacacaaaatttaaaaaaaagttctgctcGCTCCATGTCGGTCAAATCCATAGGTGGCGTAGAGAGATCATACGCTTAAAAGCAGCGAAGCATGAAATCTTCGATGTATCTCTATCTAGATAGATCTCTCgtgaaaaatatagaattcgGGATGTAGACTGCGAAGCTCAATTTCCCCAAATTGTCTTGAAAAAAGGCATGCCTttctcagcagtctattcactggttttactAGAGTAGACTGCTGGGAAGACCTAATTGATTTCCGACCGTTCGCTTGTGGACGCGGCACGGACACAataggcgcgttctaacgtacctcgtgaTGATTAGGGTTATTTCCCACctcatttttcaggaaaataaagaaaggaaataagaaaaaaatggaaattaagCGTGACTACATCTATATTCCTGATCTGCACTCTACATTGTCCACGACAGATctaaacattaaaaattttatgatacgcttcctttaaaggcatcactccacgaatccgaggtggtacggatttcaggtggagcattcgtatacggcatagtagattatggggaagaaaGTGATTCCGCCCACTTCTtactaattgctgtaaaaaaacggccttctacaaggagttcgactggagcgcgccagccctgtgcggcgtcgcatcttccgggccgttttttacggaatttaggaagaaatggatggaatcacccctcccccCTTtacgtagtctcccatctcgtatacgaatactccacctgaaatctgcaccacctcagattcgtggggtgatgccttcaagctgGACGCACGGAGAGATACGGCTGGACCCATGCAGCAACTTTCAGAGTGATATCACATATAAAATGAGAATAAACTAACGCGGTCAATCACCAGAGCTGTTTTGCTGAACTGTGTTGACATCGCCCATGTAAAGGCAACTGCGCCGACCACAAGGATGCTGAGCACAACCTGCAAGTTGAGCGATTAGAAATACCCATCAGGAAATGCTGAAatgtttttctgcttttctttttgttgaaacCATCCATGATACAATTAGTGTCCAGAAAGCTCAGTAACTAATTTAAGAGGTGTTTGTAGGTGTGTAGTCAAGAAGGCACGTCAACCATGTAAGTAACTCTGATTTTGTCCTTCTTCTTTGGCAAATGCTCATCTTTCGTGACGAAATTGTATATACTACATAAATTAATGGGAAAACGTCAATTCAATGCAGCGTACTGTTCTCCATGACGAAAATTTTTGTCGTTGATTAACAGCAGGTGTTTGATCCTTTGCTTCTATTTCCGACATCTTACTGTCtctggaaaagaaacgaataatTTTATCATATCATTTCATCATGCTACCGCATTCTTCCGACGCGGAACATGGTAAGACGAATAAGGAGAGAAAATAAGGGGAGAAACAGACGCGCATATGAAATTTTGTTACTATTCTACTCTTGGCATCTTTCCATCACTTTGCAAATGTAACACGCAGTTGAAATGCGTCGTACCGCTTCCCTCACAAACTTCGCCGTCACCCAAAGCAGTTTCCCAAAAATGCGTCGTGCCGCTTCCATCACAAACTTCGCCGTACCCCAAAGCAGTTTCCCAAGAGTTACTAGTTTCAGAATGGTGTCTTATTAAGTGTGTAGGGCATAGAATCATCACTTCCGAAATATTTAACAAAAACTGCTCTGTGACCTAAGTCTCTTTTCAGCtctacaaatatatatatatatatatttcaaaaaacaaaagagaaagaaaatgcattagtaaaaattagaaaggtCTGTGTAAAAATCCTCTTCAGGTCTATAATTATCCGGATGACGTTGTCCTTCCTTAATGGTAAGTTAATTCCTATCTGAACTTACTGATATTCAAAATTACCATGTCTCAGAAAGTAAATATGAGTTAGGAACAAGTTGTAACGTTcttttaaagtgaaaaaatgcacttagaaatagaaagatttctttaaaCGTTGTATATACCTATACGTTACTGAgcgggcgggtgtagcgcagtcgatgtgggggaacggtcaagaggtacccgtatgatgtgccgtcGCGTTTGGAGGACGCTAATCATCGTCGATGATTGCACCGCGCAACTGCTGACAGCGTcgtgatcgctacagtagcctgatcgCTTCTCTTGCGCTACGTCTCTCTGACGTCCCGCTCACACTGTCTTCCCCGTCCATTTTGccggggaacggtcaagaggtacccgtatgatgtgccgccacatatccaggaggctaatgagcgtcgtaaATTGGGTGCGTaccgttaggtacccgcagccgattatctgcagccggaTAAGTACCtccagaagaggctgtcggtaggccagagcaggcatacCTTGGGCTAtctgtgatcactaagccacaCCCATCTATCGCCacatcact
Coding sequences within it:
- a CDS encoding hypothetical protein (NECATOR_CHRIV.G14850.T1), with the translated sequence MEAARRIFGKLLWVTAKDSKMSEIEAKDQTPAVNQRQKFSSWRTVVLSILVVGAVAFTWAMSTQFSKTALVIDREHFYGPYSMMWFNTNFMMLCYPVFLLSEVISRRTWRKAHEDASSIFGRRGLHPYTLLVCVSPFLLFWIGANYTYSASLLYISPSVATSISSCNAAMVYLLAILLLGDKFVAMKLLSVAFAIVGVAVISLDGGMRGAWQGILLSVSSAASAALYKVLFKRLMGSANLGQVSLFMSCLGLLNFLFNWIPVLILLLTRGEYIEIAYVPWGPVLGAAGLSLLFNFFINFGIALLHPLVVSVGMLMGIPLNTVIDVLFRHVPATASFIGGTGLIIFSFILIILPYELICRGKTEQPIERFDTYVTRMQELPDHIQKAFRRMTDYGSANRGE
- a CDS encoding hypothetical protein (NECATOR_CHRIV.G14850.T2), whose protein sequence is MSEIEAKDQTPAVNQRQKFSSWRTVVLSILVVGAVAFTWAMSTQFSKTALVIDREHFYGPYSMMWFNTNFMMLCYPVFLLSEVISRRTWRKAHEDASSIFGRRGLHPYTLLVCVSPFLLFWIGANYTYSASLLYISPSVATSISSCNAAMVYLLAILLLGDKFVAMKLLSVAFAIVGVAVISLDGGMRGAWQGILLSVSSAASAALYKVLFKRLMGSANLGQVSLFMSCLGLLNFLFNWIPVLILLLTRGEYIEIAYVPWGPVLGAAGLSLLFNFFINFGIALLHPLVVSVGMLMGIPLNTVIDVLFRHVPATASFIGGTGLIIFSFILIILPYELICRGKTEQPIERFDTYVTRMQELPDHIQKAFRRMTDYGSANRGE